From the bacterium genome, the window TCCCGGACAGCTACCGGATCGGGCACGAGGCGCATTTCGGCCAGGTGACCAAGAGTTTCCTGGGCTACCTGGGTAACGGCACCCTGCCGGCCTGGGAGCGGCCCAACATGCTGGCCAAGTACTATGTGACCACGAGCGCCCTGGAACTGGCCCGCAGCAAATGAGCCGAGGCACGCCCACAGTCAGCTTTCTTATCCCGGTGCACAACGCCGCCGCCACGCTGGAACGGGCGCTCGGTTCGGCCCTGTCCCAGCGCGGCGCGCCGGAGCTGGAGGTGGTGGCCGTGGATGACGGGTCCACGGACGGCGGCGGCGAGCGGATGGAGAGCCTGGCCCGCCGCGACAGCCGTCTGCGCGTGGTCCACCCTGGCCGCATCGGGCTGATCCCGGCCCTGGCCCTGGGGCAATCGCTCTGCCGGGGCGAGTTCATCGCCCGTCTGGATGCGGATGACATTGCGCACCCGGAGCGGATCGCGGTGCAGCTCGCCCTCATGGCGCGCTGGGAGGGGCTGGGGCTGGTGGGGTCGCAGGTACGTTACTTTCCTGCGCGCGACACCGGCCCCGGGGCCCGTCACTACGAGCGCTGGCTGAACGGGCTGCTGGAGGGCTGCCGGCCGGACTCGCCGCAGGTTGACATCCTGGCGGCCGCGGCCCGGGTGGAGCGGGAGATGTTTATCGAGTGCCCGCTGGCCCACCCCACGTTCCTTCTGCGGCGCACGGCCCTGGAGGCTGCGGGCGGCTACCGCGAGTTCGAGGGCCTGCCCGAGGACTACGACCTGATCTTCCGTCTGGTGGAAGCGGGCTGGAAAGTGGCCGGGGCCGGGCGGGTGCTTCACGCCTGGCGCGAGCACCCGGGACGCACCTCGCGCAACGACAGCCGCTACTCGGAGCCGAGTTTCCTGCGCCTCAAGCTGCATCACCTGCTGCGTCTGCACCTGGAGGGCGGAGCGCGGCCGGTCTCGATCTGCGGGGCCGGTCCGGTGGGCAAGACCTGGCTCAAGGCGCTGAGAGCGGCCGGGGTCCAGGTGCGGTACCTGATCGAGGTCAACCCGCGCCGTCTGGGCAAGGTCATCCACGGTGTGCCGGTGGTGCGGGCGGCCGAGCTGAAAGGGCCGCAGGACTCCGGGCTGATCCTGGGTGCGGTGGGCCAGAAAGGCGGCCGCGACAACGTGCGCGCCGACCTCGACCCGCTGGGGTACGTGGAGGGGCGGGACTACCTGCTGGTGTCGTAGACGGAAGATATTTTTGATTGCAGCGGCGGCCACCCGGCCGCCGTTTTGCTTTGCGGGTAGGGGCGGCACGGCGTGCCGTGTCCGAAATGCGTTTGTTCGGCCAAGAGAACCAGAAGCCATGGGAGGCCTCAGGCGGCAGATGCCACCTGAGCGCAACCTTCCAGCGGCCCCACGGCCGCCGTTTCTGTCTTTGGGGGCCGCGCATGTTTGAGCCTCCCGCCAGGGCAGCGTCTAAAAGCGAGAGAAAAGGCCAAGCTTTCTCTCGCTTCGCGGTGTGGCGGCGATTGCGCGGCAGCGCCGCCGCTGCAACGCGGGAGCGGAATCAAGGCCGCGGGAACACTGGAGGCGGAAGGGGAAAAGTGGCACGGACGAGTTCGCGGCCCCCACGCCCTTTGGTCCTTTCGGGCAAGACCGAAAGGACGAAAAGATTTGCGTTCTCTTGGTTTCGGCCAAGAGAACCAGAAGCCATTGTGGGGGCCGTAAACTCGCGCCGGCCCTTTGGGTTTTCCAGCCTGTGGTGTGCCCGATATTTCTGCACGCTGCCTGCGCTGCGGGGCGACGCTGGCGCTGATTGCCCGCCGGGCCTGGGGTGCTGCTCCTGGCTTCGGTGTGTAAGATGCAATTACTCCGCTTCCCCGGCGAGGCTCAGACATACGGCCCCCGGGCGGCCTGCGGCCGCCTGTGGGATCCAACAACTAAAACAATCTTATTACCCCGGTTTACAGATATTCAATTCGACTGTCTGGTCTGATGTAGAGGCACGCTGCAGCGTGCCCAATAATTAGTTCGTCCTTTCGGGCTGGGCCGAAAGGACAAATAAAAAAGGGCGGCCACAGGGGGCCGCCCCTACACTTGCTTGAGATAGTGTGTCCGCGCTCAACGCCCGCGGCGGCGGCGCCCCAGGCGAGGAGGCTCGCGCAGGCTGACTTCCTTGCGCTGCCGGCGCTCCTCGCGCGACTCCTCGCTCACCCGGATGTCCCCGAATTTCTGCCCACCCACCTTGAACTTAGCCGCCCGGGATTCCCGCTTAAAGTTCTTCTGGATGAACATCATCATCCGGACATAGCCGAAAATGATCGCGGCGATGATGAGTGCGCCGAAGATCTTAAACATGTCCTTGCTCCTTACCCGCCCTCAGCTTTC encodes:
- a CDS encoding glycosyltransferase codes for the protein MSRGTPTVSFLIPVHNAAATLERALGSALSQRGAPELEVVAVDDGSTDGGGERMESLARRDSRLRVVHPGRIGLIPALALGQSLCRGEFIARLDADDIAHPERIAVQLALMARWEGLGLVGSQVRYFPARDTGPGARHYERWLNGLLEGCRPDSPQVDILAAAARVEREMFIECPLAHPTFLLRRTALEAAGGYREFEGLPEDYDLIFRLVEAGWKVAGAGRVLHAWREHPGRTSRNDSRYSEPSFLRLKLHHLLRLHLEGGARPVSICGAGPVGKTWLKALRAAGVQVRYLIEVNPRRLGKVIHGVPVVRAAELKGPQDSGLILGAVGQKGGRDNVRADLDPLGYVEGRDYLLVS